One genomic window of Longimicrobiaceae bacterium includes the following:
- a CDS encoding aminotransferase class I/II-fold pyridoxal phosphate-dependent enzyme, protein MGTAQAKAEVQRSTDLFEKCRRFTAAREAIARGVYPYFQPIEESFDTEVVIRGERKIMVGSNNYLGLTHHPYVLEKAQQALHRYGTGCTGSRFLNGTLDMHEELEARLAAFMGQPAALVFSTGYQTNLGLIAALAGRGSVIIQDRLNHASLFDAALLSGGEMVRYSHGSLTGLRRLLEKHWDAPGGVLVVTDGVFSMEGNIVELPSVLALVREYGARLMVDDAHAIGVLGEKGGGTAQHFGLEGQVDLVMATFSKSFASIGGAAAASEDVIHYLKHHARSLIFSASMPPSAVATVLACLDVIEREPERRVRLWENADYLRSGLQELGFDTVSSETPIIPVVTGDMERTFAFWRALFDAGVFTNPVLPPAVPENSCRLRTSVMATHTREQLDQVLDAFTLVRSKLGTP, encoded by the coding sequence ATGGGAACAGCGCAGGCGAAAGCCGAGGTGCAGCGTAGCACCGACCTCTTTGAGAAGTGCCGCCGTTTCACCGCCGCCCGCGAGGCGATCGCCCGTGGCGTCTACCCCTACTTCCAGCCGATCGAGGAATCGTTCGACACGGAAGTGGTCATTCGCGGCGAGCGGAAGATCATGGTCGGCTCCAACAACTACCTGGGGCTGACCCATCATCCATACGTCCTCGAGAAGGCTCAGCAGGCGCTTCACCGCTACGGCACCGGCTGTACCGGAAGCCGCTTCCTCAATGGCACCCTCGACATGCACGAGGAGCTGGAGGCGCGGCTCGCCGCGTTCATGGGTCAGCCAGCGGCGCTGGTCTTCAGCACCGGGTACCAGACCAACCTGGGGTTGATAGCGGCCCTCGCCGGTCGCGGCAGCGTCATCATCCAGGACCGACTCAATCACGCCAGCCTCTTCGACGCCGCCCTCCTGTCGGGCGGTGAGATGGTCCGCTATTCCCACGGCAGCCTGACCGGTCTTCGCCGCCTCCTCGAAAAGCACTGGGATGCCCCCGGCGGGGTGTTGGTGGTGACCGACGGCGTCTTCTCGATGGAGGGGAACATCGTCGAGTTGCCGAGTGTGCTGGCCCTGGTGCGCGAATATGGCGCCCGGTTGATGGTGGACGACGCCCACGCGATCGGAGTGCTTGGCGAAAAGGGTGGTGGTACGGCGCAGCACTTCGGCCTGGAAGGACAGGTGGACCTGGTGATGGCCACCTTCTCCAAGTCCTTCGCCTCCATCGGCGGGGCGGCGGCTGCGTCGGAGGACGTCATCCACTACCTCAAGCACCACGCGCGGTCGCTCATCTTCAGCGCCAGCATGCCTCCCTCGGCCGTGGCCACGGTGCTGGCCTGCCTGGATGTGATCGAGCGCGAGCCCGAGCGGCGCGTGCGCCTGTGGGAGAACGCCGATTACCTCCGCTCGGGTCTCCAGGAGTTGGGCTTCGACACGGTCAGCTCGGAGACCCCCATCATCCCGGTCGTCACCGGTGACATGGAGCGCACCTTTGCCTTCTGGCGGGCGCTGTTCGACGCGGGCGTCTTCACCAACCCTGTCCTTCCCCCGGCCGTGCCGGAGAACTCCTGCCGGCTGCGCACGTCGGTCATGGCGACGCACACGCGGGAGCAGCTCGACCAGGTGCTCGACGCCTTCACGCTGGTGCGCTCCAAGCTGGGGACCCCGTGA
- a CDS encoding alpha/beta fold hydrolase yields the protein MSELPYERHFRAWCDLNRVEWRTFFYSRPEAGGETQAHHLLPAGEPLGGVLVVHGAGNDALFSLTRLFSELLQRRLEVFTFDVDGHGRHSSALLSTAGLETMIPAALRAWGKQVRERPLHAIGISLGGSLLLHALPRLGSALTSAVLVAAPLRVELSRAAILREVGAPMLRTIWRERSWFGLTGLIPSFGPFRRGAFPLRLEDAPGPGAFGYVQVLNRMLDRLDLPAAARATEVPTLLVYGARDRLVPREQAETLARALPTAEVLVLPGETHLSTPMSPIARGRILEWLRRQNSAPRTAA from the coding sequence GTGAGCGAGCTCCCCTACGAACGGCACTTCCGCGCGTGGTGCGATCTCAACCGCGTGGAGTGGCGCACCTTTTTCTATTCGCGGCCCGAGGCCGGCGGCGAGACCCAGGCGCATCACCTCCTGCCCGCCGGGGAGCCTCTCGGTGGTGTGCTCGTAGTCCATGGCGCCGGCAACGACGCTCTCTTTTCGCTCACGCGGTTGTTTTCGGAGCTGCTGCAGCGCCGCCTCGAGGTCTTCACCTTCGATGTTGACGGGCATGGACGCCACAGCAGCGCGCTCCTGAGCACGGCGGGGCTGGAGACCATGATCCCCGCTGCGCTTCGCGCCTGGGGGAAGCAGGTCCGGGAGCGGCCGCTGCACGCGATCGGCATCAGCTTGGGCGGGTCACTGTTGTTGCATGCGCTGCCCCGATTGGGTTCGGCACTGACCTCAGCCGTGTTGGTAGCGGCGCCGCTGCGGGTAGAGCTTTCACGGGCGGCGATTCTGCGAGAGGTCGGAGCTCCCATGCTTCGCACCATCTGGCGCGAGCGGTCCTGGTTCGGCTTGACGGGGTTGATCCCGTCGTTCGGACCCTTCCGTCGGGGCGCGTTTCCCCTGCGGCTCGAGGACGCGCCGGGTCCAGGAGCGTTCGGCTACGTCCAGGTCCTCAACCGGATGCTGGATCGGCTCGATCTCCCGGCTGCAGCCCGCGCCACCGAGGTGCCGACCCTTCTCGTCTACGGGGCGCGTGATCGGCTGGTCCCTCGCGAGCAGGCCGAGACGCTGGCGCGAGCGCTTCCCACGGCAGAAGTGCTCGTGCTGCCCGGCGAGACCCATCTCTCCACCCCGATGTCACCCATCGCCCGCGGACGAATCCTCGAGTGGCTGAGGCGACAGAATTCGGCGCCGCGCACCGCCGCATGA
- a CDS encoding glycosyltransferase family 1 protein, translated as MRVVYFTESLYPLVDGVSRTLARLFDTLLLDRIDFRVISPFRPPAQVPWQDRVFVVPYLRFPPYPDYRVSRPGGRALESALEEFDPEIVHVVSPTPMAIWAQRYARRSAIPSVASFHTDFVSYFRYYRVRPLERFGWAALRWFYHRSDRIYAPTETVARELREQGIGPVELWSRGIDLDAYNPRHRDQELRGKLGVDDSLPLLLLVSRLVKEKDLADLVGIERELRARGVPFHLALVGDGPMREELEAALPDATFAGQQTGAELARWYASADVFVFPSTTETLGNVVLEALASGVPAVVVDRGGPQDLVRDGENGYVAPANDIVGISDRLERLLRDRTLRRSMGEAARRSASGRDWHTINRDLVSSYERLLRERAIAHRTGTGVEG; from the coding sequence ATGAGGGTCGTCTACTTCACAGAAAGCCTGTATCCGTTAGTCGACGGGGTGTCACGCACGCTCGCGCGCCTCTTCGACACCCTCCTGCTCGACCGAATCGACTTTCGCGTCATCTCACCCTTCCGCCCTCCTGCCCAGGTCCCGTGGCAGGATCGGGTTTTTGTGGTCCCCTACCTCCGGTTTCCTCCCTACCCGGACTACCGCGTGAGCCGCCCGGGCGGCCGCGCCCTGGAGAGTGCCCTGGAGGAGTTCGACCCCGAGATCGTACACGTGGTCAGCCCGACACCCATGGCCATCTGGGCGCAGCGCTATGCTCGTCGTAGCGCGATTCCGTCGGTTGCGAGCTTCCACACGGATTTCGTCTCCTACTTTCGCTATTACCGTGTCCGCCCGCTTGAACGCTTCGGCTGGGCGGCGCTGCGCTGGTTCTACCACCGCTCGGATCGGATCTATGCCCCCACGGAGACGGTTGCCCGGGAGCTGCGCGAACAGGGGATTGGCCCCGTCGAGCTCTGGTCCCGGGGGATCGATCTCGACGCTTACAACCCCCGGCACCGGGATCAGGAGCTTCGCGGCAAGCTCGGTGTGGATGACTCGCTGCCGCTCCTTTTACTGGTGAGCCGACTGGTAAAGGAGAAGGACCTGGCGGACCTTGTCGGCATCGAACGCGAGCTGCGCGCGAGGGGCGTACCCTTCCACCTGGCGCTGGTGGGCGATGGCCCCATGCGCGAGGAGCTCGAGGCGGCGCTCCCCGACGCGACCTTCGCGGGACAGCAGACCGGCGCCGAGCTGGCGCGATGGTATGCCTCAGCCGACGTCTTCGTCTTCCCCTCCACCACCGAGACCCTGGGCAACGTGGTCCTCGAGGCTCTCGCGTCGGGAGTGCCCGCGGTGGTGGTCGACCGCGGGGGGCCGCAGGACCTCGTGCGGGACGGAGAGAACGGCTATGTCGCACCGGCCAACGATATCGTCGGCATCAGCGACCGGCTGGAGAGACTCCTGCGCGATCGAACGCTGCGCAGGAGCATGGGCGAGGCGGCGCGGAGGAGCGCCTCCGGCCGTGACTGGCACACGATCAACCGTGACCTGGTGAGCAGTTACGAACGACTGCTCCGCGAGCGGGCGATAGCCCATCGCACCGGCACCGGCGTCGAAGGATGA
- a CDS encoding NAD-dependent epimerase/dehydratase family protein, with the protein MRRRALITGATGFVGGHLVDRLADRGWELHALVRPTSDTRALREHGVRLWTGELSDRELLRRACGEVDVVFHLAAVTAARDEEGYHRANVDGTRTLVDALVEADPMPARLVYLSSYAACGPAPPDGVRHNEESPQPLTTYGRTKLAGEEIVRSLAGRGVEVVVMRAPAVYGPGDRALLPYFRLIALRLAPIPKNGENRLHLIYVADLARALEGAADAPPGTYAVASPGVHRWSEVVGTIASVMNRKPLQIPLAAPLVRLAAGISQAAGSLAGRAAPFNREKAEEMLASAWVCDLTGSEAVLPPEQATPLREGISQTVRWYTRRGWL; encoded by the coding sequence ATGAGACGCCGTGCACTGATTACCGGGGCCACGGGGTTTGTCGGTGGCCATCTCGTGGATCGACTGGCGGATCGTGGCTGGGAGTTGCACGCGCTCGTGCGGCCCACGAGCGACACGCGTGCTCTGCGGGAGCACGGTGTCCGACTCTGGACGGGCGAGCTGTCGGACCGAGAGTTGCTCCGTCGCGCGTGCGGTGAGGTCGACGTGGTATTCCACCTCGCCGCCGTAACTGCCGCTCGCGACGAGGAGGGGTATCATCGCGCGAACGTCGACGGCACGCGAACTCTGGTCGATGCGCTGGTCGAGGCGGATCCTATGCCGGCTCGGCTGGTATATCTGAGCTCATACGCCGCGTGCGGTCCGGCGCCGCCGGACGGGGTTCGTCACAACGAGGAATCTCCGCAGCCGCTGACGACGTACGGCAGGACGAAGCTGGCTGGCGAGGAGATTGTCCGGAGCCTAGCGGGACGCGGTGTGGAGGTGGTGGTGATGCGGGCTCCGGCCGTGTATGGCCCGGGCGATCGGGCGCTGCTGCCGTATTTTCGGCTTATAGCCCTGCGTCTGGCGCCCATTCCGAAGAACGGCGAGAACCGGCTACACCTGATCTACGTGGCCGATCTCGCGCGGGCGCTGGAAGGAGCCGCAGACGCTCCGCCGGGTACGTATGCGGTCGCGAGCCCCGGGGTTCATCGCTGGTCGGAGGTGGTGGGCACCATTGCCTCCGTGATGAATCGGAAGCCGCTCCAAATTCCGCTGGCTGCGCCGTTGGTGCGGCTCGCGGCGGGTATCAGCCAGGCGGCGGGTTCGCTCGCGGGCCGGGCAGCCCCGTTCAACCGGGAGAAGGCCGAAGAGATGCTCGCATCCGCGTGGGTCTGCGACCTGACCGGTTCGGAAGCGGTTCTTCCGCCTGAGCAGGCGACGCCGTTGCGCGAGGGTATCTCCCAGACTGTTCGCTGGTATACACGCCGAGGATGGCTATAG
- a CDS encoding flippase-like domain-containing protein, with protein sequence MREDPSVGAKSGVAAASEQPPLRGLNRLFRTTLVLIPIGVLGNVAFSLLVTDRELLTALPDLPRTYLYLAIALGLFPWVTNTLRLLIWARFLGHRLSFRDCLQMTLAVDLGSAISPTAVGGGFFKWGMLVQRGVTPGTAASLTTYPIIEDAIFFAISLPLAVILTESWNLPIFRLVAEQLGNDAFIALGTGAAIALFSWLSVRMVLTGGLGERTRQWGIQFLARTRRKLRSTWADAREVFRLIAVRGRWWFALSLSLTAVQWTARYSVITALVAYLGYPVEPVLFWLLQWVVFTLMAMIPTPGAAGGAEAAFYLIYSALLPTRVIGLATAGWRFLTFYLQLGLASVLFFLLNLRSGGGLLQPPTRARPN encoded by the coding sequence ATGAGGGAGGATCCGAGCGTCGGCGCGAAGAGCGGCGTCGCGGCCGCTAGCGAGCAACCTCCGCTGCGCGGGCTGAACCGGCTCTTTCGCACCACCCTCGTCCTCATCCCCATCGGGGTGCTGGGCAATGTCGCCTTTTCGCTTCTGGTCACCGACCGCGAGCTACTCACGGCGCTACCCGACCTTCCCCGTACCTATCTCTATCTCGCGATCGCGCTAGGCCTCTTCCCCTGGGTGACGAACACGCTGCGGCTGCTCATCTGGGCTCGCTTTCTCGGCCACCGCCTTTCCTTCCGGGACTGCCTACAGATGACACTGGCGGTCGACCTGGGCTCGGCGATCAGCCCCACCGCGGTGGGCGGTGGCTTTTTCAAGTGGGGGATGCTGGTGCAGCGGGGGGTCACCCCCGGAACCGCCGCGTCGTTGACCACCTACCCGATCATCGAGGACGCGATCTTCTTCGCGATCTCCCTGCCCCTTGCGGTGATCCTCACCGAATCATGGAATCTGCCCATCTTCCGGCTGGTGGCCGAACAGTTGGGAAACGATGCCTTCATCGCGCTCGGCACCGGGGCGGCTATCGCGCTGTTCAGCTGGCTGTCCGTGCGAATGGTCCTGACCGGCGGCCTCGGGGAGCGCACGCGTCAATGGGGCATCCAGTTCCTTGCCCGCACGCGGAGGAAGCTGCGCAGCACCTGGGCGGACGCGCGGGAGGTCTTCCGGCTGATCGCCGTGCGGGGGAGGTGGTGGTTCGCTCTCAGCCTCTCCCTGACGGCGGTGCAGTGGACCGCCCGCTACTCGGTGATAACCGCCCTGGTGGCATATCTCGGCTATCCCGTGGAGCCGGTGCTCTTCTGGTTGCTGCAGTGGGTGGTCTTCACGCTGATGGCGATGATCCCCACTCCGGGCGCGGCTGGCGGAGCGGAAGCCGCTTTCTACTTGATCTACAGCGCGCTGCTTCCCACGCGAGTGATTGGACTCGCCACCGCGGGTTGGCGATTCCTCACCTTCTACCTGCAGCTCGGTCTCGCGTCGGTGCTCTTCTTCCTGCTGAACCTGCGCAGCGGGGGCGGGCTGCTTCAGCCTCCAACTCGCGCCCGCCCGAACTGA
- a CDS encoding amidohydrolase family protein: MSPPLRIDVHVHLAGTGAAGSGCWISPAFERRYTYRLLRWWHGMSAAQSKDSSDEEWVDRVADMVRGSELDRAVVLGFDGVYDAAGRFDSVRSQLVVPPSWVFQACRRHPDALLPGPSVNPFRADALERLDECIEGGATLIKWLPATQGIDPSSPRLGAFYQRMADARLPLLVHSGGGETTFREVDPQLKDVRLLEAPLEAGVPVICAHSGTPVVFLHDPNQLGIVRSMLERYPHLWLDNSGMANPSRFPYLPRLARDRLFEARTLHGSDFPVPSSALYYVGRIGPRQSWRIERQRNPLQRDVALKRALGYSDSTLTRAEGVLASLDRWRSAAPARTH; the protein is encoded by the coding sequence ATGAGCCCGCCCCTCCGCATCGACGTCCACGTCCACCTGGCGGGGACGGGTGCGGCGGGCTCGGGCTGCTGGATCTCGCCCGCCTTCGAGCGCCGCTACACCTACCGTCTGCTGCGCTGGTGGCACGGCATGTCCGCGGCCCAGTCGAAGGATTCGAGCGACGAGGAGTGGGTAGATCGCGTCGCGGACATGGTCCGCGGAAGCGAGCTGGACCGCGCGGTGGTGCTGGGCTTCGACGGGGTCTACGACGCAGCCGGAAGGTTCGATTCCGTGCGATCGCAGCTCGTGGTGCCTCCCTCATGGGTCTTCCAGGCCTGTCGCCGGCATCCCGACGCTCTGCTCCCGGGCCCTTCGGTCAATCCTTTCCGTGCGGATGCCCTTGAACGGCTGGACGAATGCATCGAGGGCGGTGCGACGCTGATCAAGTGGCTCCCAGCCACACAGGGGATCGATCCTTCTTCCCCGCGGCTGGGCGCGTTCTACCAGCGCATGGCCGATGCCCGCCTGCCCTTGCTGGTCCATTCCGGCGGCGGAGAGACGACGTTCCGTGAAGTCGACCCGCAGCTGAAGGACGTTCGATTGCTCGAGGCTCCGCTGGAGGCTGGCGTTCCCGTGATCTGCGCCCATTCGGGAACGCCGGTTGTCTTCCTGCACGACCCCAACCAGCTCGGTATTGTCCGGTCGATGCTCGAGCGCTATCCGCACCTGTGGCTGGACAACTCGGGAATGGCGAACCCGAGCCGTTTTCCATACCTTCCGCGCCTGGCTCGCGACCGCCTGTTCGAGGCCCGAACGCTCCACGGTAGCGACTTTCCCGTACCGAGCAGTGCCCTCTACTACGTGGGGCGGATCGGACCTCGGCAGTCCTGGCGGATCGAGCGCCAGCGGAACCCGCTCCAGCGGGATGTAGCGCTGAAGCGTGCGCTGGGTTATTCAGATTCGACGCTCACCCGTGCAGAGGGAGTGCTGGCGTCGCTCGACCGCTGGAGGAGCGCGGCCCCCGCCCGAACTCACTGA
- a CDS encoding sigma-70 family RNA polymerase sigma factor, with translation MEPLTRGRRPGAVLPLSDRSHGARSRPLRAVPPAARPSSLEELTDEQLFQRYTDGDENGFQLLMERYEPRIQGFLRKRLSDEERVEDLTQDTFLRIHRARDSYDPGRKFSTWIHTIANNLLKNEFRNRSRRRETAFSELRPEQSASGAPTRPIEFESSQADPEQETYRSELREAIGTAIERMEEHHRIPFVMREVDDLSYEEIAEAIGIPVGTVKSRLNRARHSFRNLLPVPV, from the coding sequence ATGGAGCCTCTCACTCGTGGCCGTCGTCCGGGGGCTGTTCTCCCGCTGTCCGACCGCTCGCATGGCGCGCGGTCGCGACCGCTGCGGGCCGTGCCTCCCGCCGCGCGGCCGTCCAGCCTCGAGGAGCTGACCGACGAGCAGCTATTCCAGCGCTACACGGACGGGGACGAGAACGGTTTTCAGCTCCTGATGGAGCGTTACGAACCCCGGATCCAGGGCTTCCTGCGCAAGCGGCTCAGCGACGAGGAACGTGTTGAGGACCTCACTCAGGACACGTTTCTGCGGATTCACCGGGCCCGCGACAGCTACGACCCGGGCCGTAAGTTCTCGACCTGGATCCACACGATCGCGAACAACCTCCTGAAGAACGAGTTCCGCAACCGGTCGCGGCGGCGCGAAACCGCCTTCTCCGAGTTGCGTCCGGAGCAGTCCGCCTCGGGGGCTCCTACGCGGCCCATCGAGTTCGAATCCTCGCAGGCGGATCCGGAACAGGAGACCTACCGATCCGAGCTGCGAGAGGCGATCGGGACCGCCATCGAGCGGATGGAGGAGCACCACCGTATTCCGTTCGTCATGCGGGAGGTGGATGACCTCTCCTACGAGGAGATCGCGGAAGCCATCGGGATCCCGGTGGGCACCGTGAAGAGCCGGCTCAACCGGGCGCGGCATTCCTTCAGGAACCTGCTCCCGGTCCCGGTGTGA
- a CDS encoding NAD(P)/FAD-dependent oxidoreductase — translation MNADRPRVVIVGGGFGGLYAARALRNAPVQVTVIDRRNYHLFQPLLYQVATAALSPADIAAPIRQILHKQRNTEVLLAEVTDIDTENRLIRVEDGRTKSYDYLILATGSVDQYFGHDEWARTAPGLKAVDDATEIRRRFLLAFEAAEQEPDPQRRAALLTFVVIGGGATGVEMAGAFAELARHTLARDFRRIDPTQARVVLLEGGPRLLPAYPDELSQKAKEQLERLGVEVRLNAMVTNIDFEGVWVGDERIETRTVVWGAGVKASPLGHKLGVPTDRMGRVFVEPDLSIPGHPEVFVIGDLANFSHQTGEPLPGVAQVAMQQARTAAENILRTMRDQPRLEFRYKDKGMMATIGRAAAVAVIGGRKLSGLIAWLAWLFVHIVFLIGFRNRVLVLLQWAWAYLTWQRSARLITGDLAPKLAAPGQIQGETAERELRARAAVLAERGADKG, via the coding sequence ATGAACGCTGACCGCCCGCGTGTAGTGATCGTCGGAGGCGGTTTCGGGGGATTGTACGCGGCGCGTGCTCTGCGCAACGCGCCGGTTCAGGTCACCGTCATCGACCGTCGGAACTACCACCTCTTCCAGCCTCTGCTCTACCAGGTGGCTACCGCGGCCCTATCGCCGGCGGACATCGCCGCACCGATTCGCCAGATCCTGCACAAGCAACGGAACACCGAGGTCCTGCTGGCCGAGGTGACCGATATCGACACAGAGAATCGCCTGATCCGGGTGGAGGACGGGAGAACCAAGTCGTACGACTATCTCATCCTGGCCACCGGCTCGGTCGACCAGTACTTCGGGCACGACGAATGGGCGCGGACCGCGCCGGGACTGAAGGCGGTGGACGATGCTACGGAGATCCGGCGTCGCTTCCTGCTCGCCTTCGAAGCCGCGGAGCAGGAGCCGGATCCGCAGCGCCGCGCCGCGCTGCTGACCTTCGTGGTCATCGGGGGCGGCGCGACGGGCGTAGAGATGGCGGGCGCCTTCGCCGAGCTCGCGCGACACACCCTGGCCCGCGACTTCCGACGCATCGATCCCACCCAGGCTCGCGTGGTGCTGCTCGAGGGAGGCCCGCGGCTTCTCCCCGCCTATCCTGACGAGCTGTCGCAGAAAGCGAAGGAGCAACTCGAGCGGCTCGGGGTGGAGGTGCGGCTCAATGCGATGGTGACGAACATCGATTTCGAGGGCGTATGGGTCGGGGACGAGCGGATCGAGACCCGGACCGTCGTGTGGGGAGCGGGCGTCAAGGCTTCGCCGCTGGGGCACAAGCTGGGGGTCCCCACCGATCGCATGGGTCGGGTGTTCGTGGAGCCGGATCTGTCGATCCCGGGTCACCCGGAGGTCTTCGTCATCGGGGACCTGGCGAACTTCTCCCATCAGACTGGCGAGCCGCTTCCCGGCGTGGCTCAGGTGGCGATGCAGCAGGCGCGCACCGCTGCCGAGAACATCCTCCGGACCATGCGGGACCAGCCGCGGCTGGAATTCCGCTACAAGGACAAGGGGATGATGGCGACGATCGGACGGGCAGCCGCCGTAGCCGTCATCGGCGGTCGCAAGCTGTCGGGCCTGATCGCATGGCTCGCATGGCTCTTTGTCCACATCGTCTTTCTCATCGGGTTCCGCAACCGCGTGCTGGTCCTGTTACAATGGGCCTGGGCTTATCTGACCTGGCAGCGCAGTGCGCGCCTGATCACTGGCGATCTCGCCCCGAAGCTCGCCGCTCCCGGGCAGATCCAGGGTGAGACAGCCGAGCGCGAGCTGCGGGCACGGGCGGCCGTCCTGGCCGAACGAGGGGCTGACAAAGGGTGA